GTCCATCTTCTCTGACCCACCACATCCCTACGGTGGGAGACCCGGACTTCCCAGCTCCCCCCAGACGCTCCCGTCGTCCCAGCCCCTTGGCTTCCAGGCTGCCACCATCGCGGCGGGCCTCTCCCCCTCTCAGAACCTCTCCTCAGCTCAGGGTGCCCCCTCCTACCTCAGTCGTTAGAGCCCTCACACCTACCTCAGGGGAGCTGGCTCCCCCTGGCCGGGCCCCATCTCCTCCACCACCCCCTGAAGACCTGGGCCCAGACTTTGAGGACATGGAGGTGGTGTCAGGACTGAGTGCTGCTGACCTGGACTTTGCGGCCAGCCTGCTGGGGACCGAGCCCTTCCAGGAAGAGATTGTGGCTGCAGGGGCAGTGGGGAGCAGCCACGGGGGCCCAGGGGACAGCTCGGAGGAGGAGGCCAGCCCCACCCCCCGCTACGTCCACTTCCCTGTGACTGTGGTGTCTggccctgccctggcccctggAGCCCTCCCGGGAGCCCCCCGCATTGAACAGCTGGACGGAGTGGATGATGGCACCGACAGCGAGGCTGAGGCAGTCCAGCAGCCTCGGGGCCAGGGGACTCCGCCTTCAGGGCCAGGAGCAGGCCGGGCTGGGGTCATTGGGGCTGCAGGGGACAGGGCTCGACCTCCCGAGGACTTGCCGTCAGAAATCGTGGATTTTGtgttgaagaacctaggggggcctggggaggggggcgcTGGGCCTAGAGAGGAGCCACTCCCCCCAGCACCTCCCTTGGCCAATGGCAGCCAGCCCCCTCAGGGCCTGCCCCCTAGCCCAGCTGACCCCACCCGGACGTTTGCCTGGCTCCCTGGGGCCCCAGGGGTCCGGGTATTgagcctgggccctgcccccGAGCCCCCCAAACCTGCCACATCCAAGATCATCCTTGTCAACAAGCTGGGGCAAGTGTTCGTAAAGATGGCAGGGGAGGGTGAACCTGTCTCACCCCCAGTGAAGCAAccacctctgccccctcccatcccccccacGGCCCCTGCTTCCTGGACTCTGCCCCCAGGACCCCTGCTGGGTGTGTTGCCAGTTGTAGGGGTGGtccgccctgcccctcccccacccccccctccaCTGACGCTGGTGTTGAGCAGTGGGCCCCCCAGCCCGCCCCGCCAGGCCATCCGCGTCAAAAGGGTGTCCACCTTCTCTGGCCGTTCCCCACCAGCACCTCCCCCAAGCAAAACTCCCCGGCTGGAGGAAGATGGAGAGTCCTCGGAGGACCCCCCCCAGGGTCCAGGGCTTTGTGGCAGCGGGTGAGTGAGCGTGCCCAGGCTGCGGAGTGGGAGAAAGGTGGGCAGGAGAAGGCACCTCAGCTTTCTCACGGTCCACCCCGCACCAGGTTTAGCCGAGTGAGGATGAAAACGCCCACTGTGCGTGGAGTTCTCGACCTGGATGATCCTGGGGAGCCCACTTGGGGGGAAAGCCCGAGGTGAGTGGCCAGCCTCCTTTCCCTGGAGGCTCTGGAACCTCTGTCGCTTCCTCCTTCTGACAGGTCTCTCCTCACAGGCCCCTCCAGGACCGGTCCCCTCTGCTGCCACTTCCAGAAGGTGCTCCTCCCCGGGCCCCCGATGGTCCCCCTGACCTGCTGCTTGAGTCCCAGTGGCACCACTACTCAGGTAGGGGCCAGCCTTTCCCTCTCACTGCATCCTTCCCCGTGCTTGCCTCAGCTGAgtaactcacagatacagaattggtccacttaaaaaaaaaaaaaaaaaaaaaaaaacaacgcacTGGGCGTTGCACATTGCACACCTACCTGGGTACGAGCCTGAGGCTGGGTGTTAGAGTTACAGAGACACCCTTGGGAGCTTATGGCCTGTGTCAGAAACAGACATGCCTGTTCAGTGTGCCCAAGAGCCCAAGGAAGGGCTTCAGGGACTAGTGTACCAGGGTCAGAGGTTAGGTACCTAGTAAAACCAGAGATGAAGTTCTGGGGATCATCCACAGAGGATGGAGCCCACCTaggacccagaggaaggacaAGAACAGTGGGAAGGAGATCAGAAGCGGGTGGTGTCCCAGAGGCTCAGGGAAGGGAGTGGTCAGCAGTGCCAACTGCCACACACAACACCAGGCATGTGGGGTCTAGGATTGGTGTACTGTCTGGGCAGGTGGCACAGGGTAGGGAGGATGTTGTGTCCGAGTCCAGAACTGAAAACAGTGTTTGATGAGGAAGCCAGAACAGCAGCCAGGCACCTTGCCAAAAAGCTCAGTTAAGAGtctggggtgggggttgggggttggggggagcagcTCAGAGGGgtttggtgtgagggctgtgacagcaaaagcaagaatgAGGGTGGAGGGGACTCGTGGATGGaaaaggaggtgggaggagacatAGCGGTCAGGTTCGCATAAGAGACCCCTGAGATGGAGGGAAGGACATGAGGAAGgcgtacaggcatacctcgttttattgcccTTTTTCTCTGTcacgttttttacaaattgaaggtttttggAAACCCTGCatggagcaagtctatcagcgtcatgtttccaacagtatttgctcactttgtgtctctgtgtcacactttGGTAATTTTCTTAATACTTCAaactgtttcattatttgttacggtgatctgtgatcagtgatctttgctgTTACTCtcgcaaaaagattacaactcccTGAAGGCTCACATGAtgtttagcatttttttagcaataaagtattttttaattaaggtatgtacattgtttttttagacataatgctgttgcacacttactagactacagtatagtataaacgtAACTtgtatatgcactgggaaactaaaagatttgtgtgactcactttattgcaatattcgctCTATTGCCGTGGTCTGGAATTGAACCCGCAGTATCTCCGAGTTATGCCTGTACTTGCAGAGATACGAGACATCAGTATGCAGGATGGGGGCACGTGGAGCAGTTCTGGCTGATGGACTCAGTGAAGCTGGAAGGGCAGTGCTCTGTTGGTCATGGAGGGCAGTGGGAGAGGGAGTAGGCTACAGCCAAGTAAGCTGATAATTGAGCAGCCTGAGGCTCGGAATTCCTTGTGGCCCCACGTCCTGTCCAGATGTGTGGATTTTCTCATTATGTAGAGCTAAGCTGCTGAGTATGGAAGTGGAATGAAGTAGACTGAGACTGTTTAACTGAAAGGCTACTTACAGGGGTCGGAGATGGCATGAGGATATGGCAGTGACCATGACAGACAGCTCCCTGCCCATAGGGACCAGACCACATTTTGCTAGAGGAAACAGATGCATAATTAACAAGCGCATTCTAGCTTAGGATGAGcaccatgagaaagaagaaagtgagaGTGTGCCCAGGCGAGGCCTCTGTGGTTGTGCTCAGGGAACAGAATGGAAGTGAGGATGGGGAAAGGTGGCAGAAGTCAGAGGTGGACCCTAGGGCATTGCGAGGCCCGGAGATGATGTGGGGGACACGGCAAGAGTTAGGTTTAGAGTCTTGCTTAGGGCTGGAAGGGCATATAGGCAGGTTGGCCCAGAGCAGTTCTGTGGGGAGAAAGTATGGCCGTGTGACTCCTGCCCCTCCTAAAGTATGCTCCACTCAAACGtatgccccccaccccactcaaCCCAGGTACAGTGGTCAGGCCTCAGTCCACATCCTGCTTGAGCCAGTAGCAGCATTTGGTGTGCTGATCCCTCCCTCCTTGAAGCACTTCCTTTCCTGGCTTCCAGCACCCCAGCCGTCTCCTCACCTATGGCTGTGCCTCCTCACTGCCCCAGCCTGTCAGCTTTGGTGTGTCCCAGGGCCCTGGCCTTGACTTCTCTAATCTCCACTCACTCCCAAGTGCTCTTGTCTAGCTTCCTGGCTCTAAACCCCATCTCTAATTCTGATAGCCCCCAAATCACTAGCCAGGCTCTTATATCCTGCTGCCTGTTTGCCATCTCCACAAGCAAGTTGAAAGGGGAGGTTTTCTAAGAGGGATCTCAGGCTCAACATGTCCCAAACTGAGAACTCCTATGTTCTTGACCTTCACCCCAAACTCGTTTCTCCCTCACCTTCACCAACCATCTCAGTCAGTGAGCATTTTATCCTTCCAATTGTTCAGGCTCCACACCTCAAGAATTGTCCTTGACCCCCGTTTTCTCTCACATCCACCTCACCTGTGTCAGCTAGTCCTATCTGttctagctttaaaatttttagccCCTGAGAAAACCCTCATAGTGTACATATACTTGATTCTGTGAGTATGGGCCTTTATAATAACATACTGGTAATCTTTACAGAAATGTGGTGCACATAAGAAAAATACATGTGCAAAATATAGTAGTTCtccagtattttaaattttgtgtgaGATGCAGAAAAATGAGGAGTAGATCGGCATTTACGGTAGACTGAGTTTGAGTGAGCCATAAGCATGTCCTGCAGTAAAGGGACTGTAGGCCCTCTAGAAAAAATAATGTCCATTCTTTAGGGTTCACTGGGCAAATATTGCAGGAGGAAGGCCCTCAGACCTAGCAACTGTGCCTATACGCGGGGAGGAAGGAAGGTCAGAGGGGAACCAGGGGCTTTTGAGTCCAGGAGGGGTGACCCTCACCAACTCTGATCTGCTCCTTGGGACCAGGTGAGGCTTCAAGCTCTGAGGAAGAGCCTCCATCCCCAGAGGACAAAGAGAACCTGGCCCCTAAACGGACTGGCCCACACCTGCGTTTCGAGATCAGCAGTGAGGATGGGTTCAGCGTGGAGGCTGAGAGCTTAGAGGGTGAGTTTGGGAGTAGCATTGACAGGGAGGGAAGGTGTCCCGTAGAACACCATCCTGACAGCTCtggccctgccctctccccagggGCGTGGAGAATTCTGATTGAGAAGGTGCAAGAGGCCCGAGGGCATGCCCGGCTCAGACATCTCTCCTTTAGTGGTAACTGAGGGGTTTCACAGGGATGCTGGGGGCCGGGATGACTCCCTGTTGGCAGGATGGGCCTCCGACATGACTTACGTGTCCTCACTTTTGACTCTCCCCAGGAATGAGTGGGGCAAGGCTCCTGGGCATCCACCACGATGCTGTCATCTTCCTGGCAGAGCAACTGCCCGGAGCTCAGCGCTGCCAGCACTATAAATTCCGCTACCACCAGCAGGGAGAGGGCCAGGAGGAGCCACCCCTGAATCCCCATGGGGCAGCCCGCGCTGAGGTCTATCTCCGGTGAGAGGTCTGGGGTGTGGTGCCTGAGTCGGGGTAGCCCTATAGGAGTTCTCAAGGGTGGGAATTAAGTCTTTACAGATTAGAAACTGAGGTCTGAGGAGAAGATACTAGGCCACTCCAGAAGTTATTCCTAGAGTTCACATCAGAAGAATGAACTTCATCTGTTCCCCTTTTGCTGTGTCTTCAGTAGTAGCAGTATTGCTCCTACCCTACCAGCAGCAGGCCCGGGCCAGAGAATAGATGGGTAGCATCTTCTTGGAAGAATCGGTGTGaaccttcttcctttcctccctcccacctgcagGAAGTGCACCTTTGACATGTTCAACTTCCTGGCCTCCCAGCACCGGGTGCTCCCTGAGGGAGCCACCTGTGACGAGGAAGAGGATGAGGTGCAGCTCAGGTCAACCAGGTATGGAGGGCAGGCCAGGGTACTGGAGATGGTCTGGAAAGGTCCAAAAGAGGGTGATTGGGGCAAGAGAGGTCATTCCTGGGTACCAACCTGTGTGACGCTGCCGTCCCCCACCAGACGCGCCACCAGTCTGGAGCTGCCCATGGCCATGCGCTTTCGCCACCTCAAGAAGACATCCAAAGAGGCTGTGGGTGTCTACAGGTCAGTGGGGTCGGGGGGAGGATGCCCCTTGGGTGGATGGATAGGTGCCCTAGTGTGGGACTGCCTTGGTTCTGTCCCCCTGCCCCCTGACCTCCCCCTTGCCCATGCAACCCTGCAGATCTGCCATCCACGGGCGGGGCCTGTTCTGTAAACGCAACATCGATGCCGGCGAGATGGTCATTGAGTACTCTGGTATTGTCATTCGCTCTGTGCTGACTGACAAGCGGGAGAAGTTCTATGATGGGAAGGTAGGCTCTGCCAGGCCATGGGAATGAGACGGGTGAAACGGTGTGGTCCATGGGAACAGAGCCCCTGACTGCCCCACCCTGTCCCTGTAGGGCATTGGGTGCTACATGTTCCGCATGGATGACTTTGACGTGGTGGATGCCACCATGCATGGCAATGCCGCCCGCTTCATCAACCACTCGTGTGAGCCCAACTGCTTCTCTCGAGTCATCCACGTGGAGGGCCAGAAGCACATCGTCATCTTTGCCCTGCGCCGCATCCTGCGTGGCGAGGAGCTCACCTATGACTACAAGTTCCCCATTGAGGATGCCAGCAACAAGCTGCCCTGCAACTGTGGCGCCAAGCGCTGCCGTCGGTTCCTTAACTGAAGCTGTGGCTGCCTGCCACGCCCCCCGCTGCCATCTTGCCCCTCGTCCCTCCCAGAGCATCTCACCCCACCCTCATGTTCAGGGTGGATGTGGGCATGCAGGTGGCAAGGGCCCTGCCTccacccctccagcccacccAGCAATCGCCCCCTTCTTTCCCTGGGGGCCCAGGATGTAGATATTGTACAAAAATTTCTAAATCCCTCCTTTTCTATGCACTTTTTTATTTAAGAGGGTGGGATCCCAGGTGGGAACCCCCCACAATAAAGTCTGTCAATGTTTGGAGAGGTGGTCTTCCATTTGTATGGTGCTGGGGGCAGGTAGGAGCTTCTGTTTCTCTGCGCCCCACACTCATCCTGAGCCAGGGAAGGCGAGAGGGCATCGTACAGAATTAGAAGTAAACTGTGGGGGTCTCTTAAGGCTCAGAGCATAAATGTAACACCTATTCCAAGTTAGAACTCAGATGGGTCCCTATAGATGAACCCTCCCAAGGGTAGCAGGGCCATTTCTCAGAGGGGACCCTGGTTGCCCAGAGGTAACCCACATCTGGtcttgtgtgtgtggtgggatTGGCCCATTCCCTGAAtggggaggggagtgagaggATGTCTGTTGGGTTTTGGCCCAATTAAGACTATTTTAAGAGGACCCGTGATGAGGCCCAGGGACAGCAGGCACTTACTTCAatggaaactttatttttatcGGGTACTAGGCCGGGCAGGCGCCAGCTCAGCCAAGCTTGGACAGCACCCGCAGCGCATCTGCCCGCCCTCTCTGGGCAGGTGTGCACCAAGCTGGCCCAGAGAGGCAGAGGGCTCCCTTGccaccaccatctccatcacGGCCCGCCGAGGCCAGCGACTGGGCCGCAGGGAGTAGGCAGAAGTGGACCAGGCAGCAGGCAGTCCATATTTTGCAGCCAGGTGTCGAGTGCTGCCACAGGCTCTCCCCCAACCTGGCTCAGGCTCAGGATCCAGCAGCACGAtcagctcccagctcctccaGCACTTCCAGCTCATCCTGGAGGTGAGACAGCGGCTGTGATTCCAGACTTGGCGGCTCTAGGAGACAAAGGGAGGGGTGAAGGGGAGGAGGCGCAAGCTTccagcccacctcccctccctccttggtGTATCCTCAACTAACCCCTGCCTAGGAGTGGAGGCAGAGGGACCTCCTTCCCTGAGTACCCTGCCTCTGAAGCCTCCAGGGAGCCTGGAGGGGACGAGTGCAGGGAGAATAGGATGTGGGTGTTCAGGTCGTTGCAAACCAAGCCAGGATAGGGGTGTTGGACGGCTTTCCCCTGGTGGTGGCGACGGCGGTGCCTTTGCAGGGCGAGCAGGAGGATTACTGCTGAGGTCACGAGCAGAACCAGCACCAGGGACAGGTCAAAACTCCAACTCGGCCAGGCCTGCTGAGGGACTTTGTGCTCAGATGTCCACGGGAGACTGGGGATCGCCGGTGAGCTGGGCTCCTGGGAACTAAGGACGCTCAGTTTTCCACGTGTCAGGGGGCAGGGCTCCTTGTTAGGGACCGGCTTCTGGAAATAAAGTGGGAAGCATGCCCTACTCCTGCCTCCTCAGCACAAACTTCCCATCCTTAAATCCCTCAATGGGGCCACATCCCCGCCTGATCCAGCCCTCCCACCCCGACTCCTTTAACCCCTGATACTATTAATACTGTGCCCCCATCCCTATCCTCTTCAGTTAGGTTAAACCCTCCCTTCCCTTGATACAGACCCCGCCCATCCGACCCCAAGCCacgcccccagcccccgccccactCCGGCAGGCTGCACCTTGCCCAGGCCCTCCGGAGCCCAACCAGCACCTGTCTGCCGCGCCTCCGGGTCCCGCCGCGGCTCCCCAAGGAAGTGGGGGCCGTTGCTCCGCCGCCACAAGGGCTACCTAGCTCTTCGGTGTTGGGGTTGCACTGCCCAGGAGGACACTCTTTGAAGGGGTGCGTTACGTGATTGCCCGCATCATCCGGCCGGCAGTTTTCCGAAAATTCAGTCTGGTGGGACACAGCGTCTCACGTGCAGCCGCCAAACCTGCCTCTGCGCTAGCTACGTGCTTTCCCCTTTGTCCTATCCCAGCAGTCCCCGCCCCTTGCACTGTACTCACCCAACCTATCAGCGGACGTGCCCACCTCTCTattcctgcccccccccccccacacacacacacactagcccTGCCAGTCTCCCAACCTTCTCTACACAGGCCCCGCTCCTTTCATTCCCCCGCCCACCTCTTCCTCGCCTCCCGGTTCCCGCCTGTCTAACCGGCCACACCCCTTAACCATGACCCTCTTAACTCACACTGTCTCTTTCTTCGCAGGCTCAGCCCCCCATCCCCACTTCGTCTACGTACGGCCCACCGCCCCTACCCCGAAGCAAGCCTCACGGGCCACACCCCACAGACCtcgccccttcccccttccctatCACCCCTTAACTCCGCCTGAACATATGCAAACGCCCAGTCCCTGCTCCTTACCCGAGCAGGGGTCGGCCCGAATCGCTGCAGGCAGCTGCCACTGCACAGGTCGTCAGGGTTCCAGTACTCGAGGCGGCTGCAGTGCTGAGAGGCCTTCCTCGGCGCCGCCTGGGCCAGGAGCAGCACGGCAGTCAGGAGGAGGCATAGGGGCCCCATCCTGGCGGAGCCTGCCTTCTGGGGGGCCATGACCACAGGACTTCCTGCCACAGCGCCTCTGCCGCACTTGCCAGGAAACCGGGTCAGAAGAAGGAAGCAGTGGATGTGGGGGCATAGGATCCCCAGTCCCCTTTGGAAGCCAGGAATCTACTCTCCAGCCCCCAGACCAGCTCCTGGCCCGTTATCAGAGAGGCCACAAGGCCTCAAGATGGCTACAGCGAGGACTCTGGAGCCGGACTGCGTGGATTTATATCCCATCTCTGCCATCTTCTTGCCCTctcttttcccatctgtaaaatgggataataatagtacctgtctTAGGTTATTGTGGAGAAGTAAAACCATTACTGgaagtaaagcatttagaacaccTGGCACCTGGCATAGAGTAAGCTTAAGTATTAGGTACTACCTATTCCCATCTCAGGGCAGTGGGCATAGAGGACCCAGCCATCACCCACTGGGGACTCCCACCCAACTCCCAGCAATCTTACCTTAGCTCCTAACCCCAATCTCCTCCAAACTGGGAATCCTCCAACCTGCCACAACCAAGCATCTCCCCCTTGGGAATCCTCTGATGGACGTGCTGAAGTTTCAGCACAAAGGCAGCCCCACCCAACCAGTCCCACTTGGGGGTTTCTAGGACCCTGGGCATGCTGCTTTCCCACCTGTTGTTGGAAGTTCCTTGGCTGAGGTTGTGGCCAGAGCCCAGCCCTACTTCCCCTTTTCATCAGCAGATGTGGGGGTGGAAGGAAACCAGCCCACAGCCAGGCTCAAGCTAACAACGAAGCTCTAAACCCTCAATATATAACTTTATTAGGGGCGGGGCGATAGAAGGTCCCTGTGTTGAAGGTATTACATCATGGAGACCCGGAGCCTGGGAAAGATGGCACTAGGGAGTTAAGGGAGCTTTGAGGAGGGGTCCTGGCCAGGAACATATATGCCTGCCAGGGGTGGAGGGCAAGGAGGTCAGCATCTCAGAAACGGCCATGCCGGTGGTCTGGGGACCGTCGTCGATTTCTTTCTCGGGGACGGTGGCCAGTATGGGACCTTGGGGGTGACCTGGGGACAGGAGAGAGGAGGGTTAGAGCCATGGGAATGGTGTGCAGATCCCCCAGTTCTGCCTCTCTGCTCTGGAATAAGGCATGGCAGTTGATGAAGTAAGAAGAGTTCCTGGGGGTGGCCTCAGGATAGGTGCACAGGGGCCGACCTCAGGATTGGAGATCCAGGATGGACTTGGGCTTGGGGTTCAGGCTGGTTTGGGGGTTGGGACTTAGGTGCTGGTCTTCAGATGGGGCTCAGGGCTAGTCTTAGGGCACGAAAGGCTTGAGACACTTATTGGGGCACAGGATCAGATTCATCTCAAGATACAGGGGCCTTGGGATACGAGAAGTCTTGGCAGGCTGGTCCTGAGGTACCTGCGCCTGGGTCCCCGCCCATAGAGCTGCCGCCGGAGGTTGCGGGAGATAGGTCGCAGGTGCATGAAGTTGCAGAAACCACCCCGGGTACATTCCCTGGGTAAAGCATGGATGGACGGATGAGGCCATTGTCACTGACAGCCCCCTCAACACATACACAGAAGTCTGGGACTCCAGGTGACCATCCCACCCCTGCACTACCATACCCCATCTCATACTGCCGACAGCACGACTCCCGGAAGTCAGTGACGGGAGACAGCTCGGCATGCACAGCCTGCCCGTTGAACCAGCGGTTATTGAGTTCAGCCACTGCCCGCTCTGCATCCTCCTCGCGCCGAAACTGAGGGAAAGTCGGTCAGGGTCAGCAATCAAACTCAGAAATCAGAGGATTAGCTAGCAGCTCAGGGTCTGGAGTGGATTTAGTGATGGACCTCAAGCTGTGAGGCTTCAGCGGTGGCCGTTAGGCACTGAAAGGCCTCCACCTCTAGGCTCTAATGGAGAGACAGCAGGCACCTTGACATAAACATTGCCCACGAGGTGATCCCCCAGGTTGTCGCACACATTCATCTCTTCAATCTCTCCGTACTTCTCCTGCAGTTCTGTGAACACTTCCTGTGGAAGACCAGGAGGAACTCAGCTGAGCTGCTGGCCCACAGGAAACTGAACCCACCCCTGCCAACCCTCACCTCGAAGAAGTTATCATAGTGTTCTTGCACCTCCACGTCGCTCACGTGACCTGGAGGAGGGGGGCCGGGTGGAATCAGGGCGTGGCCTGCTGGGAGCTGTCCGCCCTGCCCCCAAGACAGGTCCCTCACTCACAGTGCGATCCGTCTGCGGTTTGGGCGGTGTTCTGTGGATTCCGGTACAGGTTGAGCAGTACTATGGTCTGAACAGAATTTAaagggggcggggcctgagctCAGAGGGCGGGGCTATATGCAAAGGAATTGGGTATGAAAGTTGGGGGTGAGACCTTGCACCAGAGAAAAAGCATAAGCATCTTGAGTGCATCAGCAACGCCTGTCCCTCAGAAAACCAGAAGAAGGGGTACCTAGCAGTGAGGGACAGCCCAGGGGTGTGGTCTTTACGTACGGGGGCGTGGCCAAGTTCCTGGGAGAAGGGCCTGAAGGTTGGGGGAGGAACCTGCAGAGGTCCGACAAGAAAAAAGCCGGGCGGTAGGGTGGGCCCTAGAAATCCGGAAAAGGCGGGACCTCGTGATGGTGGACAACAGAAGGGGAATGGACAGGAGGTTAACCCCCCAGGCTCCGTGCCGGGTCTCACCTGGCTGAAAGTCGGTTTGTTGTGAAGCCGGGAGCACCGGTCCCCATGCCGGCAGGCCCCGATCTTAAAGTAAAAAGAGCAGTTAACCCTGGAAGAGGTGCAGAGACAGAGGTGAACCGAGGGCCGGGGAGCCGGACACCCCAGAAACACCGCCCCACGCCGCCCAGCCACCAGGGAACCAAGTGCCTCGTCCTCGGGCTCCCGAGGGGCCACTCCCTGCGCCCGTTCTCACTTGTCCTTCTCAGTCCCGAATATCGAAGCTAAATATTCGGCCATTTTTACCCGAACCCTCCAACTATGTCTGCTATTTACATCACTTCCGTTGCTTAAGGGCATTGGGAAATGTAGTTCTTCGCGGCCTCCGGACACTCAGAAACTCTCTAGTGCGCTTGCGTGATGGAGGCTCGCACCCTGCGCCTGGACTCACCCACTGGAGTTGCCTGAAAGCGCATGCGTGCAGCGTTGCCTGACCAAAAAGACTACAGGGTCCAGAGATACTTGCGGCATCTCGCGCAAAAGTCCGTAGTTGAAAGTGGCAAAGGGGTCCAAACCGGAGGAAGTAAGACTCCACGGGTGAGTTAGGGGTCGTCTCCGTACCCCAGTAAACATAAAGAGCGTCTCAACCCAGTCAGCTTGCTGGTGGGGGCGGGGGTACCCTTCTTTCAGAAAACCCACCCTtcaatttctctcccttttgtcGTAATAGGGGCGTGGTTGTTTGTGATCCTTGCATCTGTCACTTAGGGTCAGGGCTTGGGTCTTGCCCTGAAGACCCTCGGAAGACCCGGCCCCAGCGCAACTATGAACTTGGAGCGGGTGTCCAACGAGGAGAAGTTGAACCTGTGCCGGAAGTACTACCTGGGTAAGTGCTGATATCTTAGGGTCCCCGGAGAAGAGAGGGGACGGGACTAGAGCGCCTGGGGGAAGAGGGTCTAGGGGCCTGGATTCTTGGGTCTAGAGAATGAAGTGGCTGGGGACGCCGACTCCTGGGTCCCAAGAGAGGAAGGGCCTGGGTCCTGAGGAAGGAGGAGACTGGGGCCTCAATTTCTGGGTCCCAAGAGAGGACAGGAGTTGGGGGCCTGGGCTCTTGGTCCTGCCAAAAAGATGGTTGAGGACTCAGATTTCTGGATTCCGGGGAGGAGTCAGGATTCTTGAATCCCTGATAGCAGAGATCTCCATTTGAATTTGGGTATGGGAGAGGACCTTCCAAATTGGTCTTCTACGTGGGTGTTGGGAGGATCCTCATTGCCTTAAGTCccagtttattttcttctctttaggtGGGTTTGCTTTCCTGCCTTTTCTCTGGTTGGTCAACATCTTCTGGTTCTTCCGAGAGGCCTTCCTTGTCCCGGCATACACGGAACAGAGCCAAATCAAAGGCTGTGAGTCCAGGGCACAGATGAAGGGAGGCCAtcgggtgtggggagggggactctgggagcctTGCTGGGAAGGGACAATGGAGGTTCCAGAATTCTGGGACTCtgtggaagagaagagagggcCGGTCTCGGGGAGACCAGAGAGCAGGTGGAGGCCAACCTTTCCCCTCCTGTTCCCTCTTACAGATGTCTGGCGCTCAGCTGTGGGCTTCCTTTTCTGGGTGATTGTGCTCACCACTTGGATCACTATCTTCCAGATCTACCGGCCACGTTGGGGCGCCCTTGGGGACTACCTCTCCTTCACCATACCCCTGGGTACCCCCTGACAACTTCTGC
This region of Balaenoptera acutorostrata chromosome 19, mBalAcu1.1, whole genome shotgun sequence genomic DNA includes:
- the IGFLR1 gene encoding LOW QUALITY PROTEIN: IGF-like family receptor 1 (The sequence of the model RefSeq protein was modified relative to this genomic sequence to represent the inferred CDS: inserted 1 base in 1 codon; deleted 1 base in 1 codon; substituted 1 base at 1 genomic stop codon); amino-acid sequence: MAPQKAGSARMGPLCLLLTAVLLLAQAAPRKASQHCSRLEYWNPDDLCSGSCLQRFGPTPARTEFSENCRPDDAGNHVTHPFKECPPGQCNPNTEELGSPCGGGATAPTSLGSRGGTRRRGRQKPVPNKEPCPLTRGKLSVLSSQEPSSPAIPSLPWTSEHKVPQQAWPSWSFDLSLVLVLLVTSAVILLLALQRHRRRHHQGKAVQHPYPGLVCNDLNTHILFSLHSSPPGSLEASEAGYSGKEVPLPPLLGREPPSLESQPLSHLQDELEVLEELELIVLLDPEPEPGWGRACGSTRHLAAKYGLPAAWSTSAYSLRPSRWPRRAVMEMVVAREPSASLGQLGAHXAQRGRADALRVLSKLGXAGACPA